The following proteins come from a genomic window of Legionella cherrii:
- the ileS gene encoding isoleucine--tRNA ligase → MAEYKDTLNLPNTSFPMKASLATREPEVLANWQTKKVYEQIRRARAGSKRFILHDGPPYANGHLHCGHALNKILKDIIIKSKSLSGYDAPFVPGWDCHGLPIELNVEKKIGRVGDKVSAKVFRAKCREYAASQIDIQRDEFQRLGVFGDWYNPYVTMDFRYEANIVRALGLMIKNGHLQQGFKPVHWCIDCGSALAEAEVDYDEKTSPSIDVAFFAVKPEEFIDLFDVNAETKPLSLPIWTTTPWTLPANEAVCLHPTIDYSLVDTGDCYLILATDLVESAMARYEMSQYTIRGSAKGKVFEHLKLKHPFYNRVVPVILGEHVTTESGTGSVHTAPAHGPDDYLVGQAYNLPLINPVKGNGCFADDVALFAGLSVLKANDTILGVLAEKGVLLAKENIRHSYPHCWRHKSPMIFLATPQWFISMDKSQLREHIVKEIEKVTWVPDWGKARISNMVENRPDWCISRQRAWGTPMPLFVHNTTRELHPNTLEFIEKIALLIEKSGIDAWFELDKRELLGDDAEFYDKINDTMDVWFDSGVTHYCVLQQNNALAFPADIYFEGSDQHRGWFNSSLTTSVAMYGVAPYKTVLTHGYTVDAEGKKLSKSKGNYVALDQLVNQHGADILRLWVASTDYRHEVSISDEIIKRNADAYRRIRNTARFLLANLFDFDPAVDSVQDKDLLELDKWALKRSQLLQEEIIEAYEGYQFHIIYQKIHNFCAVDMGSFYLDLIKDRQYTTAKESKARRSCQTAMYHIVRAFTLWVAPILSFTAEEIGRYIPGYNQESVFTELWYEAWPKIDDVNMADWDELHLIRDEVNKALEETRQKGEIGSALAAEVTLYADDKVLPKLTRLGEELRFLLITSGAIVHPMNTVPAGLSTTPYGVSIAVSASSHEKCARCWHRRPDVGQDSQHPELCLRCVGNISGQEEMRQFI, encoded by the coding sequence ATGGCAGAATATAAAGATACATTAAATCTTCCGAATACTTCATTTCCAATGAAGGCAAGCTTGGCTACTCGAGAGCCTGAAGTCTTGGCCAATTGGCAGACTAAAAAGGTATATGAACAAATTCGTAGAGCACGTGCTGGAAGTAAGCGTTTTATTTTGCATGATGGTCCTCCTTATGCAAATGGTCATTTACATTGCGGACATGCGTTAAATAAAATTCTTAAAGATATTATCATTAAATCCAAATCACTCAGCGGATATGATGCACCATTTGTCCCTGGATGGGATTGTCATGGATTGCCTATCGAGCTCAATGTCGAGAAAAAGATAGGCCGTGTGGGCGATAAGGTATCTGCCAAGGTATTTCGTGCTAAATGTCGTGAGTATGCTGCGAGTCAAATCGATATCCAACGTGATGAATTTCAAAGACTCGGGGTTTTTGGAGATTGGTATAATCCCTATGTTACTATGGATTTTCGCTATGAGGCCAATATCGTACGCGCTCTTGGTTTGATGATCAAAAACGGCCACTTGCAACAAGGCTTTAAACCCGTACATTGGTGCATTGATTGCGGTTCTGCTTTGGCAGAAGCAGAGGTGGACTATGATGAGAAGACTTCACCATCAATCGATGTCGCTTTTTTTGCAGTAAAACCTGAAGAGTTTATTGATCTATTTGATGTAAACGCAGAAACAAAACCGCTAAGCCTGCCTATTTGGACTACTACACCGTGGACCTTACCTGCTAACGAAGCGGTATGTTTGCATCCAACAATTGATTATTCTTTAGTCGATACAGGCGATTGTTATTTGATTCTGGCCACCGATTTGGTCGAATCTGCGATGGCTCGTTATGAGATGAGTCAATATACTATTCGTGGCTCGGCAAAGGGAAAAGTTTTTGAGCATTTGAAATTAAAACATCCTTTTTATAATCGAGTTGTACCCGTCATATTAGGGGAGCATGTTACTACTGAATCAGGTACTGGAAGTGTGCATACTGCACCTGCTCATGGCCCAGATGATTATCTGGTAGGACAAGCTTATAATTTACCCTTAATTAATCCAGTTAAAGGAAATGGTTGTTTTGCTGATGATGTAGCCTTATTTGCTGGACTTTCTGTATTAAAAGCGAATGACACGATTTTGGGAGTTTTGGCGGAAAAAGGTGTTCTTTTAGCAAAAGAAAATATCAGACACAGTTATCCTCATTGCTGGCGACATAAATCTCCTATGATTTTCTTGGCAACGCCTCAATGGTTTATTTCTATGGATAAAAGTCAATTAAGAGAGCATATTGTTAAAGAAATTGAGAAAGTAACTTGGGTTCCTGATTGGGGGAAAGCTCGTATTAGCAATATGGTTGAAAATAGACCTGACTGGTGTATTTCAAGACAAAGAGCTTGGGGAACCCCTATGCCTTTATTTGTTCATAACACGACACGTGAATTGCATCCAAATACCCTGGAGTTCATTGAAAAGATTGCGTTACTTATTGAGAAATCCGGTATTGATGCTTGGTTTGAATTGGATAAAAGAGAACTACTAGGAGATGATGCCGAGTTTTATGACAAAATTAATGACACTATGGATGTGTGGTTCGATTCCGGTGTAACCCACTACTGTGTTTTGCAGCAAAATAATGCATTGGCATTTCCCGCAGACATTTATTTTGAAGGTTCCGATCAGCATCGCGGTTGGTTTAACTCGTCATTAACTACTTCAGTAGCCATGTATGGAGTTGCTCCTTATAAAACGGTATTGACCCATGGTTATACTGTGGATGCTGAGGGTAAAAAGCTTTCTAAATCCAAAGGAAATTATGTCGCTTTAGATCAACTCGTCAATCAGCATGGTGCTGATATATTGCGCTTATGGGTCGCCTCGACAGATTATCGGCATGAAGTGAGTATTTCGGATGAAATTATCAAACGAAATGCAGATGCTTATCGAAGAATCCGTAATACCGCCCGTTTTTTGTTGGCCAATTTATTTGATTTTGATCCAGCAGTCGATTCTGTACAAGACAAAGATCTTTTGGAATTAGATAAATGGGCATTAAAACGCAGCCAACTGTTACAAGAAGAAATTATAGAAGCCTATGAAGGCTATCAATTTCATATTATTTATCAAAAAATTCATAATTTCTGTGCGGTAGATATGGGAAGTTTTTATCTTGATTTGATTAAGGACAGACAATACACCACTGCAAAAGAAAGTAAAGCGAGACGTTCTTGCCAAACTGCTATGTATCATATAGTTCGTGCATTCACGCTTTGGGTTGCACCGATATTGTCCTTTACTGCAGAAGAAATAGGGCGCTATATCCCTGGTTACAATCAAGAGTCCGTGTTTACCGAGCTATGGTATGAGGCGTGGCCAAAAATAGACGATGTCAATATGGCGGACTGGGACGAACTGCATTTAATTCGTGACGAGGTCAATAAGGCTTTAGAAGAAACCCGCCAAAAAGGAGAAATTGGTTCTGCCTTAGCTGCTGAGGTAACTTTATATGCAGACGATAAAGTACTACCTAAGCTCACTCGTTTGGGCGAAGAATTGCGCTTTTTATTAATCACCTCTGGGGCAATCGTACATCCGATGAACACAGTTCCAGCTGGATTATCCACTACGCCATAT
- the ribF gene encoding bifunctional riboflavin kinase/FAD synthetase, translating to MKLLRGIQHFSAFDKGVVATIGNFDGVHLGHQNLLKTLRNKANHLKLPLVLILFEPQPREYFQQEKAPARLSSLREKLDVLRLCQIDYVYCIKFDNALAQTTATEFVRTYLFSILNVKHLLIGEDFRFGKNREGDVSLLMKLGAEQACDVSIYSNFCINEDRISSTRIRMALQHGDMNTAAKYLGRLYSICGRVLHGDGRGRQWGIPTANLALHRTALPLQGVFVVQVRIASKIVYGVANVGRRPTVDGSKNILEVHLFDFEQSIYGELLQVFFLHKLRDEVKFTSVDALIAQIYDDIVAAKEFLRDYNGLSQYQNLGVDLNAI from the coding sequence ATGAAATTGTTGCGCGGCATTCAACATTTTTCTGCTTTTGATAAAGGCGTGGTCGCTACTATTGGTAATTTTGATGGGGTGCATTTAGGCCATCAAAATCTTCTTAAGACTTTAAGAAATAAAGCAAATCACTTAAAGTTGCCTTTAGTTCTAATTTTATTTGAACCTCAGCCCAGAGAGTACTTTCAACAGGAGAAAGCGCCTGCAAGACTCTCGAGCTTAAGAGAGAAATTAGATGTATTGCGTTTATGTCAGATCGATTATGTGTACTGTATTAAATTTGATAATGCATTAGCCCAAACAACAGCCACTGAGTTTGTCCGTACTTATTTATTTTCTATATTAAATGTGAAACATCTTCTAATAGGTGAAGATTTCCGGTTTGGTAAAAACAGGGAAGGGGATGTGAGTTTATTAATGAAACTTGGTGCAGAACAAGCCTGTGATGTGAGTATTTATTCAAATTTTTGCATTAATGAAGACCGAATTAGTTCAACACGCATTAGAATGGCCCTGCAGCATGGTGATATGAATACAGCAGCAAAATATTTAGGTAGGTTGTATAGTATTTGTGGTCGTGTATTACATGGGGACGGTCGGGGGCGTCAGTGGGGAATTCCTACGGCAAATCTTGCGCTTCATCGTACTGCCTTGCCTTTACAGGGTGTATTTGTAGTTCAAGTTCGAATCGCATCCAAAATAGTATATGGCGTAGCCAATGTCGGACGTCGCCCGACAGTGGATGGAAGCAAGAATATTTTGGAAGTGCATCTGTTTGATTTTGAACAGTCAATTTATGGCGAATTATTGCAGGTGTTTTTCTTGCACAAATTGCGTGATGAGGTTAAATTCACTTCAGTGGATGCTTTAATTGCGCAGATTTATGATGATATTGTGGCGGCAAAAGAATTCCTCAGGGATTATAATGGATTATCTCAATATCAAAATCTGGGTGTCGATTTGAATGCAATCTGA
- a CDS encoding universal stress protein, with translation MYKRVLFATDFDEVGIIAAHKAKKIADENGADLILVHVVEPIPAYAYPGFAGFAEVELSIREQAEKELNELGQKLGVDAKHRFIEFGSTKNEILRVAQERQIDLIVTGSHGKHGLSLLLGSTANSILHGAECDVLIVRSITPEKHTKEKHA, from the coding sequence ATGTATAAGAGGGTATTGTTTGCTACTGACTTTGATGAGGTTGGTATTATAGCAGCGCATAAGGCAAAAAAAATTGCTGATGAGAATGGTGCTGACTTGATATTAGTTCATGTCGTAGAACCCATTCCTGCTTATGCTTATCCTGGTTTTGCCGGGTTTGCTGAGGTTGAATTATCCATTCGTGAGCAAGCTGAAAAAGAGCTCAATGAATTGGGTCAAAAATTGGGGGTAGATGCAAAACACCGATTTATTGAATTTGGTTCCACTAAAAATGAAATTTTAAGAGTGGCTCAAGAGCGACAAATCGACTTGATTGTCACCGGTAGTCATGGCAAACATGGTCTTTCATTATTGTTAGGCTCCACAGCAAATTCCATTTTACATGGTGCTGAATGTGATGTTTTGATTGTCCGCTCAATTACACCAGAGAAGCATACGAAAGAGAAGCATGCATAA
- a CDS encoding tetratricopeptide repeat protein gives MNEWWLLGALAALTGLACIFMVYPFKRRFIASLLLFPTVFLVAFAGYFYWGGFGGWQQYVHHLKSQEQAKKILESVKSPQELIDKLKAKLDDSPKSAKGWYLLGRLYSSQNDKQNAVNAFAKAYQFNPDDEQFAVNYAHSLWVLNNQQFTEQITEIFRRLLKNNPNQADALAMLAMDAFVSHAYEDAISYWQRLLKLAPEQSEEAQAIRKAIAKAEERIKLRDKNLD, from the coding sequence ATGAATGAATGGTGGTTGTTAGGAGCCTTAGCCGCTCTAACTGGATTAGCTTGTATTTTCATGGTTTACCCATTCAAACGCCGTTTTATTGCCAGTTTGCTCTTGTTTCCTACTGTTTTTTTGGTTGCATTTGCCGGATATTTTTATTGGGGCGGTTTTGGCGGATGGCAGCAGTATGTCCACCACCTAAAGTCCCAGGAACAAGCTAAAAAAATATTGGAATCGGTTAAGAGTCCTCAAGAATTAATCGATAAATTAAAAGCAAAACTGGATGATAGTCCTAAGAGTGCTAAGGGTTGGTATCTTTTAGGGCGTTTGTACAGTAGCCAAAATGACAAGCAAAATGCAGTGAATGCTTTTGCGAAAGCCTATCAGTTTAATCCGGATGATGAACAATTTGCAGTGAATTATGCGCACAGTTTGTGGGTATTAAATAATCAGCAATTTACTGAGCAGATTACTGAGATATTTAGACGATTATTAAAAAATAATCCCAACCAAGCGGATGCTCTCGCGATGCTTGCGATGGATGCTTTTGTAAGTCATGCCTATGAAGATGCAATAAGTTATTGGCAGCGTTTATTAAAATTGGCACCAGAGCAATCAGAAGAAGCACAAGCCATTCGTAAGGCAATCGCCAAGGCTGAAGAACGTATTAAGTTGAGAGATAAAAATTTAGATTAA
- a CDS encoding cytochrome c-type biogenesis protein, producing the protein MARVYCLFFGVLIFLGSSAWANSTYPLDSAQKEAQFNHLLKDLRCLVCQNQDLADSNAELAKDLRAQVYQMVKEGKSDTEISDYLTARYGDFILFNPPVKAVTYLLWFGPILFLVLGFVIFWRTCFRMRERERT; encoded by the coding sequence GTGGCTCGAGTATATTGCCTATTTTTTGGAGTTTTAATTTTTTTAGGTTCGTCTGCTTGGGCGAACAGTACTTATCCTTTGGATTCCGCTCAAAAGGAAGCTCAGTTTAATCATCTACTTAAAGACTTACGTTGTTTGGTTTGTCAAAATCAAGATTTGGCTGACTCTAATGCAGAATTGGCTAAAGACTTGCGTGCTCAGGTTTATCAAATGGTTAAGGAGGGGAAGAGTGATACTGAAATCAGTGATTATCTGACTGCTCGTTATGGCGATTTTATATTATTTAATCCCCCTGTTAAGGCAGTAACTTATTTATTGTGGTTTGGACCTATTTTATTTTTAGTATTAGGGTTTGTTATTTTTTGGCGGACTTGTTTTAGAATGCGAGAGAGGGAAAGGACATAA
- a CDS encoding DsbE family thiol:disulfide interchange protein codes for MKKIGWKVVPITLFLLLCIFLWRGLSLNPHELPSVQLGKSLPPFSLPQLNDPNSFFDSKQLRGQVVLLNVWASWCAACVDEQVLMLQLAREGIPIYGLNYKDQSVNALRWLEQWGNPYKLVIEDRDGKVAIDLGVYGAPETFVIDKQGIIRYRHVGIMTQKVWLKEILPLIKHLEQA; via the coding sequence ATGAAAAAAATAGGATGGAAAGTAGTTCCAATCACTCTTTTTTTGTTGCTTTGTATTTTTCTTTGGCGTGGTTTATCTTTAAATCCACATGAGCTGCCTTCCGTGCAACTTGGTAAGTCTTTACCTCCATTTAGCCTACCTCAATTGAATGATCCGAATTCATTTTTTGATTCCAAGCAGTTGCGTGGCCAGGTTGTTTTGTTAAATGTTTGGGCAAGTTGGTGTGCGGCCTGTGTGGATGAACAGGTTTTAATGTTGCAACTAGCACGTGAAGGCATACCAATTTATGGATTAAATTATAAAGATCAATCGGTTAATGCTCTTCGATGGTTAGAACAGTGGGGAAATCCTTATAAGCTCGTGATTGAAGATAGGGATGGAAAAGTGGCTATCGATTTAGGCGTTTATGGCGCACCAGAAACGTTTGTCATTGATAAGCAAGGAATAATCCGATATCGACATGTTGGAATCATGACACAAAAGGTATGGCTAAAAGAAATTTTACCCTTAATCAAACATTTGGAGCAGGCCTAG
- a CDS encoding heme lyase CcmF/NrfE family subunit, producing the protein MIAELGLFSLILALLSSIMLALIPLAGLQLKRPNWMDAARTYVVCQFFFIALSYLFLTLCFLKNDFSVIYVMSNSSISLPWFYKLCAVWGGHEGSMLLWVSILSFWTLLVALCSSGLDKEMRTRVLVVLGWLSIGFILFLLTTSNPFLRQFQVLDTQGRDLNPLLQDPGFLFHPPMLYMGYVGFSVAFAFAIAALWAGKVEASWSKWTRPWTLAAWCCLTTGITLGSWWAYRELGWGGWWFWDPVENASFMPWLVGTALLHSLAVTEQRQQFKAWTMLLAIAAFSLSLIGTFLVRSGVLTSVHAFAVDPQRGLFILGFLVLVIGGSLLLFLFRAQTLHSDGNPSPLSRESALLLNNVFLVVIMLTVLMGTVYPLLIEGLGLGKLSVGAPYFNSVFVPLMIPMLLLMGIGIHLRWNSDDWRGVLKKLWKLALLSFLIPLVLLIATTKEFNASAFMGLTLAFWVIMSTVKAAYRRIFDRGLTQVGQAYWGMILAHLGVATTVIGIAVSTAYGVQDDVQMEPGKKVALLDYSIAFMSQEPLSGPNYKGTRAQFEISYKGKTKLIYPEKRLYNIGQMAMTESAIDVTPFRDIYVALGEPLTNDSWSVRLYYKPLIRWIWAGGFMILAGGFFALTDRRYYQKKAIVVSAQELKA; encoded by the coding sequence ATGATTGCAGAATTAGGACTTTTTTCTTTGATTTTGGCGTTGCTTTCCTCCATTATGCTTGCATTAATTCCATTGGCTGGATTGCAATTAAAACGCCCAAATTGGATGGATGCTGCGAGGACTTATGTCGTTTGCCAATTTTTCTTTATCGCTTTGTCCTATCTTTTTCTGACCCTTTGTTTTTTAAAGAATGATTTTTCAGTCATTTACGTAATGAGTAATTCCAGTATTTCCTTACCTTGGTTTTACAAGTTGTGTGCGGTTTGGGGCGGACATGAAGGCTCGATGTTGTTATGGGTTTCTATACTAAGTTTTTGGACATTGCTGGTGGCTCTTTGCAGTTCGGGTTTGGATAAGGAAATGCGTACGAGAGTTTTAGTTGTGCTTGGCTGGTTAAGTATTGGATTTATTCTGTTTTTGCTGACTACATCCAATCCTTTTTTGCGTCAGTTTCAAGTTTTAGACACTCAGGGACGTGATTTGAATCCTTTATTGCAAGATCCTGGTTTTTTATTCCATCCACCTATGTTGTATATGGGGTATGTTGGTTTTTCTGTTGCTTTCGCGTTTGCCATTGCTGCTCTTTGGGCCGGTAAGGTAGAAGCCAGTTGGTCCAAATGGACTAGACCTTGGACATTAGCTGCATGGTGTTGTTTAACGACTGGAATTACCTTGGGAAGCTGGTGGGCTTATCGTGAGTTAGGCTGGGGTGGTTGGTGGTTTTGGGATCCGGTAGAAAATGCTTCGTTTATGCCTTGGCTGGTAGGAACTGCGTTGTTGCATTCTTTAGCAGTGACGGAACAGCGCCAGCAATTTAAGGCGTGGACTATGTTGCTTGCAATAGCTGCATTTTCTTTAAGCCTCATTGGTACTTTTCTTGTGCGCTCTGGTGTTTTGACTTCAGTTCATGCCTTTGCGGTAGATCCGCAGCGAGGATTATTTATTTTAGGATTTTTAGTGTTGGTCATTGGAGGTTCTTTATTGTTATTTCTTTTTAGAGCACAAACGTTACACTCTGATGGTAATCCCAGTCCTTTATCCAGGGAAAGCGCTTTATTGTTAAATAATGTTTTTTTAGTAGTTATTATGCTCACCGTCTTAATGGGTACCGTGTACCCTCTACTTATTGAAGGTTTAGGACTAGGCAAACTCTCAGTAGGAGCCCCATATTTTAATTCAGTATTCGTTCCTTTGATGATTCCCATGTTGTTATTGATGGGAATAGGTATTCATCTAAGATGGAATAGTGATGATTGGCGTGGGGTATTAAAAAAACTTTGGAAGCTTGCTTTGCTTAGTTTCTTAATTCCGCTCGTTTTGCTCATTGCGACCACAAAAGAATTTAATGCTTCCGCCTTTATGGGATTAACTCTCGCGTTTTGGGTGATCATGAGCACTGTTAAAGCGGCTTACAGACGAATTTTTGATCGCGGTTTAACTCAAGTTGGACAAGCCTATTGGGGAATGATTCTGGCGCATTTAGGTGTTGCAACCACAGTAATTGGTATTGCGGTTTCTACTGCTTACGGTGTGCAAGATGATGTGCAAATGGAACCCGGAAAAAAAGTAGCTTTGCTTGATTATTCGATAGCGTTTATGAGTCAGGAGCCTTTATCTGGACCTAACTATAAAGGAACTAGAGCACAATTTGAAATAAGTTATAAAGGGAAAACGAAACTGATTTATCCTGAAAAAAGACTGTACAATATAGGCCAAATGGCTATGACTGAATCAGCAATTGATGTAACTCCCTTTAGAGATATCTATGTTGCATTAGGTGAGCCATTAACCAATGATTCCTGGTCGGTAAGGTTATACTATAAACCTTTAATACGCTGGATTTGGGCTGGCGGATTTATGATACTGGCAGGTGGTTTTTTTGCGCTGACTGACAGACGATATTATCAAAAAAAGGCGATCGTAGTCAGCGCTCAGGAGTTGAAGGCATGA
- the ccmE gene encoding cytochrome c maturation protein CcmE: MTPARRRKITLLVFTMSILSIAAALVLYALRQNISLFYTPSQAVKGEAPQKHPIRIGGMVEKGSIIRSTKGLDVAFKITDFDQTITVTYTGILPDLFRDGQGVVAEGQLIDSQHFRASQVLAKHDANYMPPEVKAALSKKVHT; the protein is encoded by the coding sequence ATGACTCCAGCACGCAGACGTAAGATAACCCTTTTAGTATTTACCATGTCTATTTTATCTATAGCTGCCGCGTTGGTATTATATGCTCTTAGGCAAAATATTAGCTTATTTTATACTCCGAGCCAGGCGGTGAAGGGTGAGGCACCACAAAAACACCCTATTCGGATAGGGGGTATGGTAGAGAAAGGTTCCATTATCCGTTCAACAAAAGGTTTGGATGTAGCGTTTAAGATAACCGATTTTGATCAAACCATAACTGTGACTTATACAGGCATTCTTCCCGATTTATTTAGAGATGGACAAGGTGTGGTTGCTGAAGGGCAACTGATTGATAGTCAACATTTTCGCGCCTCACAAGTATTGGCGAAACATGATGCGAATTATATGCCGCCGGAAGTGAAAGCTGCTTTATCCAAAAAGGTACATACATGA
- the ccmD gene encoding heme exporter protein CcmD — protein sequence MNQFLEWLAMGGYSMYVWPAYGLVGVVLIMNLLGMKWKGKQTRRQLQQWFKR from the coding sequence ATGAATCAATTTTTAGAGTGGTTGGCAATGGGGGGGTACTCCATGTATGTCTGGCCAGCCTATGGTTTGGTGGGTGTAGTTTTGATCATGAACCTGTTAGGGATGAAATGGAAAGGGAAACAGACACGCCGACAATTACAACAATGGTTTAAGCGATAA
- the ccmC gene encoding heme ABC transporter permease CcmC, producing the protein MWKLLYQLASPKFFYNAAGRLTPSLAVGALVALVVGTIWGLAFTPPDYQQGDAFRIIYVHVPSAFLSMMLYAWMGFLAVLLLIWRIKIAGLLISIVAQIGLSMAFLALVTGSIWGKPMWGAWWVWDARLTSELILLLLYAAILATHYTVKNKEDGDKIIAILTLVGVIDLPIIHYSVYWWNTLHQGSTLSVFAKPKIDGSMLYPLLLTITGFFLYCLWIILEKARQELLLREKRQSWVRIQFEGEFK; encoded by the coding sequence ATGTGGAAATTATTATATCAACTGGCATCACCTAAGTTTTTTTATAATGCCGCTGGACGTCTTACTCCAAGTTTGGCTGTGGGTGCCCTAGTGGCATTAGTTGTTGGTACCATTTGGGGGTTGGCTTTTACTCCACCTGACTATCAACAAGGCGACGCATTTCGTATTATCTATGTACATGTTCCCAGTGCATTTTTGTCGATGATGCTTTATGCCTGGATGGGGTTTTTAGCGGTATTGCTTTTGATCTGGCGAATTAAAATCGCCGGTCTTTTAATTAGCATTGTTGCTCAAATTGGCCTGAGTATGGCTTTTCTGGCCCTAGTAACCGGAAGTATTTGGGGTAAACCCATGTGGGGGGCATGGTGGGTTTGGGATGCACGTTTGACTTCTGAGTTAATTCTTCTATTACTTTATGCGGCAATTTTAGCAACACACTATACGGTAAAAAACAAAGAAGATGGCGATAAAATCATCGCTATCTTAACCTTAGTTGGCGTCATTGATTTACCAATTATTCATTATTCAGTGTATTGGTGGAATACATTACATCAAGGCTCTACTTTATCAGTTTTTGCTAAGCCCAAAATTGATGGCAGCATGCTGTATCCTTTGTTGTTAACCATAACCGGATTTTTTTTATATTGTTTGTGGATTATTTTAGAGAAAGCACGCCAAGAATTATTGCTTAGGGAAAAAAGACAATCTTGGGTTAGGATTCAATTTGAAGGGGAATTTAAATGA
- the ccmB gene encoding heme exporter protein CcmB, protein MSSSFSIFAKQCNRELLIQIRQIRFLVNACLFFLIFLFMFPLTIKPEVVLLRTVAPGLVWMAILLSLLLSAERLFQQDYEQGVMEQWIISGHSLPLLIAAKVIAHWLFNLLPLLALCPLVGLLFSLSVWETEVLALTIICGTPSLLFLCALAASFGVGINQKGLLMALILLPLTLPILIFGSGTVNIAMQNLPISAYLALLLAMSVVAIGFLPYAIAGIIRISHVE, encoded by the coding sequence GTGAGCTCCTCTTTTTCTATTTTTGCCAAACAATGCAACCGGGAATTACTTATTCAGATACGGCAAATACGTTTTTTAGTGAACGCATGCTTGTTTTTCTTAATTTTTCTTTTTATGTTTCCGTTGACGATTAAGCCGGAGGTTGTCCTGCTTCGCACTGTTGCTCCTGGCTTAGTCTGGATGGCAATACTTTTATCTTTGCTGCTCTCAGCTGAACGTTTATTTCAACAAGATTATGAACAGGGCGTAATGGAACAATGGATTATTTCCGGTCACTCTTTGCCTTTACTCATTGCTGCAAAAGTAATTGCTCATTGGTTATTTAATTTACTTCCGTTACTTGCTTTATGTCCTTTGGTTGGCTTGCTTTTTTCATTAAGTGTTTGGGAAACTGAAGTACTTGCACTGACTATTATTTGTGGTACTCCTTCTTTATTATTTCTTTGTGCTCTAGCCGCTTCATTTGGAGTGGGAATTAACCAAAAGGGTCTTTTGATGGCGTTGATTTTGCTGCCGTTAACCTTGCCTATACTCATTTTTGGAAGTGGAACTGTAAATATTGCCATGCAAAACCTGCCAATTAGTGCTTATTTGGCCTTATTATTGGCTATGTCGGTAGTTGCAATAGGATTTTTACCGTACGCAATTGCCGGTATCATACGCATCAGTCATGTTGAATAA
- the ccmA gene encoding heme ABC exporter ATP-binding protein CcmA, translated as MLDVINLDFDYQDQPLLKNVAFHLPVGGLLHLRGRNGAGKTTLLKLIAGLFHPHQGEVQFFGQNIAKDYSAYQRQLCFVGHKAGINPNLTLRENCYFDLHYASSSSASVKKDQSNAIEELASIFKLEQHLDMACGLLSSGQRRQAGLLRLWFSCAKLWLLDEPLVALDDRAILRVMDKIASHRKQGGAVLLTSHQQLPLNSSDYEEYCL; from the coding sequence ATGCTTGATGTGATTAACCTTGATTTTGATTATCAGGATCAGCCTTTATTAAAGAATGTAGCTTTTCATTTGCCTGTAGGAGGTTTGCTTCATTTACGTGGTAGAAATGGTGCAGGCAAGACAACCTTATTGAAATTAATTGCTGGTTTATTTCATCCGCATCAGGGTGAAGTGCAATTTTTTGGCCAGAATATAGCAAAAGACTATTCCGCTTACCAACGTCAGTTGTGTTTTGTGGGTCACAAAGCCGGTATTAACCCTAATTTAACCTTAAGAGAGAATTGTTATTTTGATCTACATTATGCCTCCTCATCATCGGCGAGTGTAAAAAAAGATCAATCTAATGCAATTGAAGAACTCGCTTCGATATTTAAACTCGAACAGCACCTTGATATGGCGTGTGGGTTGTTGTCCTCCGGACAGCGAAGACAAGCTGGATTGTTGCGGTTATGGTTCTCTTGCGCCAAATTATGGCTTCTTGATGAGCCTTTAGTTGCTTTAGATGACCGCGCGATCCTACGGGTCATGGATAAAATAGCCAGTCATCGAAAACAGGGCGGGGCTGTTCTATTAACATCCCATCAGCAATTACCACTAAATTCATCTGATTATGAGGAGTATTGTTTGTGA